The following proteins are co-located in the Pseudarthrobacter siccitolerans genome:
- the thiE gene encoding thiamine phosphate synthase has translation MNVSHTPAAATDVLSTTKISNGLSTARLYLCTDARKDRGDFGQFVDAAFAGGVDIIQLRDKSIEAAEELELLAVLKETAERHGRLWAVNDRADIAVLSGAPVFHIGQKDLPLAAARTLLNGNAAIGLSSHAPAQVDAALAAAAGPAGLDYFCVGPVWATPTKPGRSAVGLELVKYAAGAARASAQEGQADGGVPWFAIGGIDHGNVEQVVEAGARRIVVVRAITEADDPAAAAASLLAALDAPAT, from the coding sequence ATGAATGTGTCCCACACTCCTGCCGCCGCAACCGATGTCCTCAGCACTACCAAGATCAGCAATGGCCTCAGCACGGCGCGCCTGTACCTCTGCACGGATGCCCGGAAGGACCGCGGCGATTTCGGGCAGTTCGTGGATGCCGCGTTTGCCGGCGGAGTGGACATCATCCAGCTCCGGGACAAATCCATCGAGGCCGCCGAGGAGCTGGAGCTCCTGGCCGTCCTGAAGGAAACCGCGGAGCGGCATGGCAGGCTGTGGGCTGTCAACGACCGGGCGGACATCGCGGTGCTGTCCGGGGCACCGGTGTTCCACATTGGCCAGAAGGACCTGCCCCTGGCCGCCGCCCGCACCCTGCTCAACGGCAACGCGGCCATCGGCCTGTCAAGCCACGCTCCCGCGCAAGTGGACGCCGCCCTCGCCGCGGCCGCCGGTCCGGCGGGGCTGGACTACTTCTGCGTTGGCCCGGTGTGGGCAACCCCCACCAAGCCGGGACGGAGCGCCGTGGGGCTTGAGCTGGTGAAGTACGCTGCCGGGGCTGCGCGCGCGTCGGCGCAGGAAGGACAGGCCGACGGCGGTGTCCCCTGGTTTGCCATCGGCGGTATCGACCACGGCAACGTGGAGCAAGTGGTGGAAGCGGGCGCCCGGCGGATCGTGGTGGTCCGCGCCATCACGGAAGCCGACGATCCGGCAGCCGCCGCCGCTTCACTCCTTGCCGCCCTGGACGCCCCCGCTACCTGA
- a CDS encoding RNB domain-containing ribonuclease: MSHHRLAPNVHEHKNALEAALGALRAELELPGPYPDEAVADAKAAVEALQLPAYDLTAVEFVTIDPASSTDLDQALFIEPDADGYHVLYAIADVPAFVTPGGPLDAETRRRGQTFYAPDGRIPLHPEIISEQAGSLLPDQDCSAFVWDFRLDGAAEVTSAAVRRARIRSRAKLSYKGAQAQLDAGTAPPVLRLLKEVGLKRVELERARGGASLNMPDQEIVQLPDGGYRIDAAPQLPVEDWNAQISLLTGMTAARLMLTGKVGILRTMPSPDERSLNHFRLQTEALGKPWDGEVNYGEYLRSLDPTDPRQLSIMHSAGMLFRGAAYTAFDGSVPEEAVQSAIGAAYAHTTAPLRRLVDRFVLVICEALSNGGKVPGWAREALPTLPEIMAGSDQLASRMERMALDTVEAALLVNHVGQEFEAIVISGSKPQKENGKNGNGNGNGTGKNGNGNGGSGIIQIRDPAVTARCAGELEPGTKVRVRLLSSDIATREVHFELVQ, translated from the coding sequence GTGTCACACCATCGGCTGGCTCCCAACGTCCACGAGCACAAAAACGCGCTCGAGGCGGCACTTGGTGCGCTGCGCGCCGAGCTGGAGCTGCCCGGCCCGTACCCGGACGAGGCCGTGGCGGACGCCAAAGCAGCCGTGGAAGCCCTGCAGCTTCCCGCCTACGACCTGACCGCCGTCGAGTTCGTCACTATCGATCCTGCGTCCTCCACCGACCTGGACCAGGCTTTGTTCATAGAGCCCGACGCCGACGGGTACCACGTGCTTTACGCCATCGCGGATGTGCCGGCGTTCGTGACGCCCGGCGGACCTTTGGACGCGGAAACACGCCGCCGCGGGCAGACGTTCTATGCCCCGGACGGACGGATCCCGCTGCATCCGGAAATCATCAGTGAGCAGGCCGGCAGCCTCCTTCCTGACCAGGACTGCTCTGCGTTCGTCTGGGATTTCCGGCTCGACGGTGCCGCCGAGGTCACGTCTGCCGCCGTCCGGCGGGCACGTATCCGCAGCCGGGCCAAGCTCAGCTACAAGGGCGCGCAGGCCCAACTCGACGCCGGGACCGCCCCGCCGGTGCTGCGGCTCCTCAAAGAGGTGGGGCTCAAGCGTGTGGAGCTGGAGCGGGCCCGCGGGGGCGCCAGCCTGAACATGCCCGATCAGGAGATCGTCCAGCTGCCCGACGGCGGCTACCGGATTGACGCCGCTCCCCAGCTTCCCGTGGAGGACTGGAACGCGCAGATCTCGTTGCTGACGGGAATGACGGCCGCCCGCCTCATGCTCACGGGTAAGGTGGGCATCCTGCGCACCATGCCGTCCCCGGACGAGCGCTCCCTGAACCATTTCCGGCTGCAGACCGAAGCCCTGGGCAAGCCCTGGGACGGCGAAGTCAACTACGGGGAATACCTGCGGAGCCTGGACCCCACCGATCCCCGCCAGCTGTCCATCATGCACTCCGCCGGCATGCTGTTCCGCGGCGCCGCCTACACAGCCTTTGACGGTTCCGTGCCGGAAGAGGCCGTCCAGTCTGCCATCGGTGCCGCCTACGCGCACACCACTGCTCCGTTGCGACGCCTGGTTGACCGCTTTGTCCTGGTCATCTGCGAGGCCTTGAGCAACGGCGGGAAGGTGCCGGGCTGGGCGCGGGAAGCGCTGCCAACCCTGCCGGAGATCATGGCCGGTTCGGACCAGCTGGCGTCGCGGATGGAGCGGATGGCCCTGGACACGGTGGAGGCTGCGCTGCTGGTCAACCACGTGGGCCAGGAGTTCGAAGCGATTGTGATTTCCGGGTCGAAGCCGCAAAAAGAAAACGGCAAAAACGGCAACGGCAACGGCAACGGGACCGGGAAGAACGGCAACGGCAACGGCGGTTCAGGGATCATCCAGATCAGGGACCCCGCCGTGACCGCCCGCTGTGCCGGTGAACTGGAGCCCGGAACCAAGGTCCGGGTGCGCCTTCTTTCGTCGGATATCGCAACACGCGAAGTCCATTTCGAGCTGGTGCAGTAG
- a CDS encoding DEAD/DEAH box helicase: MSELHTHQLLTDESGTETIEPEETIISDEKPHEIAEKSFADYNVRADIVESLADAGITHPFPIQAMTLPVALSGHDIIGQAKTGTGKTLGFGIPALQRVVGQDDPGYEKLAVPGAPQALVIVPTRELAVQVANDLQTASRKRNARIATIYGGRAYEPQVEALKNGVEVVVGTPGRLIDLFKQKHLSLKNVKIVILDEADEMLDLGFLPDVETLIAATPAVRQTLLFSATMPGPVIAMARRYMTQPTHIRAADPEDEGLTKRDIRQLIYRAHSMDKIEVVARILQARGRGRTIIFTKTKRTAAKVAEELVDRGFAAAAIHGDLGQGAREQALRAFRNNKVDVLVATDVAARGIDVEDVTHVINYQCVEDEKIYLHRVGRTGRAGNKGTAVTFVDWDDMPRWGLINKALGLSVPEPIETYSSSPHLYEDLDIPEGTKGRLPRDKRTLAGVDAEVLEDLGETGKKNTRSGRDGGRPRERDNRERDNRGREGRGGNREGGRTGGDTSRSGERRRRTSDAAENPAAASETPATTDTEQPSRTRRPRTRTRRRNGEVVAGENTAQPGSTEA; this comes from the coding sequence GTGAGTGAATTGCATACCCACCAGCTTCTGACCGACGAGTCCGGCACCGAGACCATCGAGCCGGAAGAGACCATCATCTCGGACGAGAAGCCCCACGAGATTGCGGAAAAATCCTTCGCGGACTACAACGTGCGCGCCGACATCGTGGAATCCCTGGCCGACGCCGGAATCACCCACCCTTTCCCCATCCAGGCCATGACCCTGCCGGTGGCGCTGTCCGGCCATGACATCATCGGCCAGGCCAAGACCGGCACCGGCAAGACCCTTGGATTCGGCATCCCCGCCCTCCAGCGGGTAGTGGGCCAGGACGATCCCGGCTACGAAAAGCTCGCGGTCCCCGGCGCGCCGCAGGCCCTGGTCATCGTCCCCACCCGCGAACTCGCGGTGCAGGTGGCCAATGACCTGCAAACCGCCTCCCGCAAGCGGAACGCCCGCATCGCGACCATCTATGGCGGCCGCGCGTATGAGCCCCAGGTGGAAGCCCTGAAGAATGGCGTGGAGGTTGTGGTGGGCACCCCGGGCCGCCTCATCGACCTCTTCAAGCAGAAGCACCTGAGCCTGAAGAACGTCAAGATCGTCATCCTGGACGAAGCGGACGAGATGCTTGACCTGGGCTTCCTGCCGGACGTCGAAACCCTCATCGCCGCGACGCCGGCGGTGCGCCAGACCCTGCTGTTCTCCGCCACCATGCCCGGTCCCGTCATCGCCATGGCCCGCCGCTACATGACGCAGCCCACCCACATCCGCGCAGCGGATCCGGAGGATGAAGGCCTGACCAAGCGCGATATCCGCCAGCTGATCTACCGCGCCCACAGCATGGACAAGATCGAGGTGGTGGCCCGCATCCTCCAGGCCAGGGGCCGCGGACGCACCATCATCTTCACCAAGACCAAGCGCACCGCCGCCAAGGTGGCCGAGGAGCTGGTGGACCGCGGGTTCGCTGCCGCCGCCATCCATGGCGACCTGGGCCAGGGCGCCCGTGAGCAGGCTCTCCGGGCCTTCCGCAACAACAAGGTGGACGTCCTCGTGGCAACCGACGTCGCTGCCCGCGGCATCGACGTCGAGGACGTCACCCACGTCATCAACTACCAGTGCGTGGAAGACGAGAAGATCTACCTGCACCGCGTAGGCCGCACCGGCCGCGCCGGCAACAAGGGCACTGCCGTCACCTTCGTGGACTGGGACGACATGCCGCGCTGGGGCCTGATCAACAAGGCGTTGGGCCTGAGCGTGCCTGAACCCATTGAAACGTACTCGTCCTCGCCGCACCTCTACGAGGACCTGGACATCCCCGAGGGAACCAAGGGCCGTTTGCCGCGCGACAAGCGCACCCTTGCCGGGGTTGACGCCGAGGTCCTTGAAGACCTGGGCGAGACCGGCAAGAAAAACACCCGCAGCGGCCGCGACGGCGGACGTCCCCGTGAACGGGACAACCGCGAACGGGACAACCGTGGCCGCGAAGGCCGGGGCGGAAACCGCGAAGGCGGACGCACCGGGGGCGACACAAGCCGCTCCGGTGAGCGCCGCCGTCGTACGTCCGACGCAGCCGAAAACCCTGCCGCTGCCAGCGAAACCCCGGCAACGACCGACACGGAACAGCCCTCGCGTACACGGCGCCCCCGCACACGGACCCGCCGCCGCAACGGCGAGGTAGTGGCCGGCGAAAATACCGCGCAGCCTGGCAGCACCGAGGCCTAA
- a CDS encoding DNA-methyltransferase, whose protein sequence is MTDTVWAPDGSSLVVHADNAEFLPSLPDGAFTLIYVDPPFNTGRPQQRQQTTMVANAEGTGDRFGFKGRSYDTIKGALHRYDDAFSDYWSFLEPRLVEAWRLLAEDGTLYLHLDYREVHYAKVMLDAIFGRECFLNEIIWAYDYGARAKNRWPTKHDNILVYVKNPAKYHFDSAEVDREPYMAPGLVTPAKRELGKLPTDVWWHTIVSPTGKEKTGYPTQKPEGLVRRVVAASSRPGDWCLDFFAGSGTLGAVSAKLGRKFVCVDQNQPAIDIMAKRLGAHAEFTSFPPS, encoded by the coding sequence ATGACTGACACCGTCTGGGCGCCGGACGGCAGCAGCCTGGTGGTTCACGCGGACAACGCGGAGTTCCTCCCCTCGCTGCCGGACGGCGCCTTCACACTCATATACGTGGATCCGCCGTTTAATACCGGCCGGCCCCAGCAGCGCCAGCAGACCACCATGGTGGCCAACGCGGAGGGCACAGGGGACCGCTTCGGATTCAAAGGGCGCTCCTACGACACCATCAAGGGCGCACTGCACCGCTACGACGACGCTTTCAGCGACTACTGGTCCTTCCTTGAGCCGCGGCTCGTTGAGGCGTGGCGCCTGCTGGCCGAAGACGGAACGCTGTACCTGCACCTGGACTACCGCGAGGTGCACTATGCCAAGGTGATGCTGGATGCGATCTTCGGCCGCGAGTGCTTTTTGAACGAGATCATCTGGGCCTACGACTACGGGGCCCGGGCCAAGAACCGCTGGCCCACCAAGCACGACAACATCCTCGTGTACGTCAAAAACCCGGCGAAATACCACTTCGACAGCGCAGAGGTGGACCGGGAACCCTACATGGCGCCCGGGCTTGTCACCCCTGCCAAACGCGAACTGGGCAAGCTGCCCACGGACGTCTGGTGGCACACCATCGTCTCCCCCACGGGCAAGGAAAAAACCGGCTACCCAACGCAGAAGCCGGAGGGGCTGGTCCGCCGGGTCGTGGCAGCCTCCAGCCGGCCCGGCGACTGGTGCCTGGACTTCTTCGCCGGTTCAGGAACGCTGGGGGCCGTCTCCGCGAAGCTCGGCCGGAAGTTTGTGTGCGTGGACCAGAACCAGCCTGCGATCGACATTATGGCCAAGCGTTTGGGTGCGCACGCCGAGTTCACGTCCTTCCCGCCTAGCTAG
- a CDS encoding PHP domain-containing protein, with product MRIDLHAHSNVSDGTEKPADVMASAARAGLDVVALTDHDSTAGWAEAAAAAVEHGVALVPGMEVSCRTEQGISVHLLSYLHDPEHAGLLEEITKAKDARHTRAERMVSLLAEDYPLTWDDVIHHVAPGATLGRPHIADALVAAGVVEDRSEAFASILTSRSRYFIQHYAPDPATAVELVRAAGGVPVFAHPVASSRGRIVGERVYQEMIDAGLAGLEINHRDNPEEGRGFLRRLAAKHDLLITGSSDYHGTGKPNLLGENMTAPEVLARIEELGTGTAVVRP from the coding sequence GTGAGGATTGACCTGCATGCCCACTCCAACGTTTCCGACGGCACGGAAAAACCTGCCGACGTGATGGCATCCGCCGCGCGTGCAGGGCTGGACGTGGTGGCACTGACCGACCATGACTCCACGGCGGGCTGGGCGGAGGCCGCCGCTGCTGCAGTAGAGCACGGTGTTGCCCTGGTGCCCGGCATGGAGGTTTCCTGCCGGACCGAGCAGGGGATCAGCGTCCACCTCCTGAGCTACCTGCATGACCCCGAACATGCGGGGCTGCTGGAGGAAATCACCAAGGCCAAGGATGCCCGGCACACCCGTGCCGAGCGAATGGTCAGCCTGCTGGCGGAGGACTACCCACTGACTTGGGACGACGTCATCCACCATGTGGCGCCCGGAGCCACGCTGGGCCGCCCCCACATCGCCGACGCACTCGTGGCCGCCGGCGTGGTGGAGGACCGCTCAGAGGCATTTGCCTCCATCCTCACCTCGCGGTCCCGCTACTTCATCCAGCATTACGCGCCGGACCCGGCCACCGCCGTCGAACTGGTCCGCGCTGCCGGCGGCGTCCCCGTGTTCGCCCACCCGGTGGCGTCGTCCCGTGGCCGGATCGTGGGCGAGCGGGTCTACCAGGAGATGATCGACGCCGGGCTGGCCGGCCTGGAGATCAACCACCGCGACAACCCGGAGGAAGGCCGCGGGTTCCTGCGCCGCCTCGCCGCCAAGCATGACCTGCTGATCACCGGGTCCTCCGACTATCACGGGACCGGCAAACCAAACCTGCTTGGCGAAAACATGACCGCCCCTGAGGTCCTGGCCCGGATTGAGGAACTCGGGACCGGGACCGCCGTCGTCCGCCCCTGA
- a CDS encoding aminopeptidase P family protein: MNDADNTPDSASQPLDERVNNRSQRPSSDAFKAFMASNWAPSSQELPARDAVATYAATRRKAISDQFKGERLVIPAGPLKVRSNDCDYRFRPHSGFAHLTGLGLDHEPDAVLILEPVGEGKGDDGANHRATLYFRPLAGRDTEQFYADSRSGEFWIGARPTLAEFEARLGLATAHIDQLEAAITKDVGAPEIGGISIRLVRKVDENIDALVDTARYNTAKDPDNLDLGVLDALDEKLSEALSELRLLKDGWEIEQMELAVAATVEGFEEVVKALPRALTHARGERVVEGAFFARAREVGNELGYDTIAASGNNATVLHWTRNTGRINAGELLLVDAGVEADSLYTADITRTLPATGVFSDVQRKVYEAVLDAADAGFAAAQPGTKFRDIHTAATTVLAERLAEWGLLPVSVEEAISPEGQQHRRWMPHGTSHHLGLDVHDCAQAKRELYLDGVLTEGMVFTIEPGLYFKEEDLAIPAEYRGIGVRIEDDILMTAEGPVNLSAALPRKADDVENWMAGIYREADGTH, encoded by the coding sequence GTGAACGATGCCGATAACACCCCCGATTCTGCTTCCCAGCCCCTGGACGAGCGCGTCAACAACCGCTCCCAGCGGCCCAGTTCCGACGCCTTCAAGGCCTTTATGGCCAGCAACTGGGCGCCGTCCAGCCAGGAACTCCCGGCCCGCGACGCGGTGGCCACTTACGCCGCGACCCGGCGCAAGGCCATCTCCGACCAGTTCAAAGGCGAACGCCTGGTCATCCCGGCCGGACCCTTGAAAGTCCGCTCCAACGACTGCGATTACCGCTTCCGCCCCCACTCAGGCTTTGCCCACCTCACCGGTCTGGGCCTTGACCATGAGCCGGACGCCGTCCTGATCCTCGAGCCTGTTGGGGAAGGAAAGGGCGACGACGGCGCGAACCACCGTGCCACGCTGTACTTCCGCCCCCTGGCCGGGCGCGATACCGAACAGTTCTATGCCGATTCGCGATCCGGCGAGTTCTGGATCGGGGCGCGCCCCACGCTGGCCGAGTTCGAGGCCCGCCTGGGCCTGGCCACGGCCCACATCGACCAGCTCGAAGCTGCCATCACCAAGGATGTGGGTGCCCCCGAGATCGGCGGCATCTCCATCCGCCTGGTCCGCAAGGTGGACGAGAACATTGATGCCCTGGTGGACACTGCCCGGTACAACACCGCCAAGGACCCGGACAACCTGGACCTCGGCGTCCTCGATGCCCTGGATGAGAAGCTCAGCGAAGCCCTCTCCGAGCTGCGCCTGCTCAAGGACGGGTGGGAGATCGAGCAGATGGAGCTCGCCGTGGCCGCCACGGTGGAAGGTTTCGAAGAGGTAGTGAAGGCCCTCCCCCGGGCGCTCACGCATGCCCGTGGGGAACGGGTAGTGGAAGGGGCTTTCTTCGCCCGCGCCCGCGAGGTGGGCAACGAACTGGGCTATGACACCATCGCGGCCTCGGGCAACAACGCCACCGTCCTGCACTGGACCCGCAACACCGGCAGGATCAATGCCGGCGAGCTGCTGCTGGTGGACGCCGGGGTGGAAGCCGACTCGCTCTACACCGCCGACATCACGCGGACCCTGCCGGCCACCGGCGTGTTCAGCGACGTCCAGCGCAAGGTCTACGAGGCCGTCCTGGATGCTGCAGACGCCGGTTTCGCCGCGGCACAGCCCGGCACAAAATTCCGCGACATCCACACCGCTGCCACCACTGTGTTGGCCGAGCGGCTCGCTGAATGGGGACTGCTGCCCGTCAGCGTGGAGGAGGCCATCAGCCCGGAGGGGCAGCAGCACCGCCGGTGGATGCCGCACGGCACGAGCCACCATCTGGGCCTTGACGTCCACGATTGCGCCCAGGCCAAACGGGAGCTCTACCTGGACGGCGTCCTCACCGAGGGCATGGTGTTCACCATCGAACCGGGCCTGTACTTCAAGGAAGAGGACCTTGCGATCCCCGCTGAATACCGCGGCATCGGAGTACGGATCGAGGACGACATCCTGATGACCGCCGAAGGCCCGGTCAACCTGAGCGCTGCCCTGCCGCGCAAAGCCGACGACGTGGAGAACTGGATGGCCGGCATCTACCGCGAAGCGGACGGCACCCACTAG
- a CDS encoding general stress protein: MANIFGAPKAGGPNGMDEARAVPTGDTVGSYTSYLDAQKAVDYLADQQFPVQMVSIVGNELKMVERVTGRLSYPRVALSGALSGMWFGLFVGVMLSFFAPSPGYFSILTSVLMGAAFFMLFGIVTYAMQRGKRDFTSTSQVVATSYDVIVAPEAAHEARRLLQQLPMTRSDAAAGNGPYTQRDYHNQPYQQPGQGPARPSGWNDPYGQSSAESAQESPVYGAPVEQPHDDGPQQASPAPSRAVRYPDLPDGRPQYGVRLPESGPHANAQAGPQQPAAQYPEGQRLHGQHLAGPADGGEPADQRPADEQRPVDEQRPVDERRQSGDPRQ; encoded by the coding sequence ATGGCAAACATATTTGGTGCTCCCAAGGCTGGCGGCCCCAACGGCATGGACGAAGCCAGGGCCGTTCCCACCGGCGACACCGTCGGCTCCTACACCTCTTACCTGGATGCCCAGAAGGCGGTGGACTACCTCGCGGACCAGCAGTTCCCCGTGCAGATGGTGTCCATCGTGGGCAACGAACTGAAGATGGTGGAGCGGGTCACGGGGCGCCTGAGCTACCCCCGGGTTGCCCTGTCCGGTGCGTTGAGCGGCATGTGGTTCGGCCTGTTCGTGGGCGTGATGCTCTCCTTCTTCGCACCGTCACCGGGGTACTTCTCCATCCTGACATCCGTGCTGATGGGTGCTGCGTTCTTTATGCTCTTTGGCATCGTCACCTACGCGATGCAGCGGGGAAAGCGCGACTTCACCTCCACCAGCCAGGTGGTGGCCACCAGCTATGACGTCATCGTGGCGCCCGAGGCCGCGCACGAGGCCCGCAGGCTCCTGCAGCAGCTGCCCATGACGCGCTCGGACGCTGCCGCCGGCAACGGTCCTTACACGCAGCGGGATTATCACAACCAGCCCTACCAGCAGCCGGGCCAAGGGCCTGCCCGCCCCTCCGGCTGGAACGATCCGTACGGCCAGTCGTCCGCTGAGTCCGCGCAGGAGAGCCCGGTCTATGGTGCGCCGGTAGAACAGCCGCACGACGACGGCCCGCAGCAGGCTTCCCCCGCGCCGTCACGGGCAGTGCGTTACCCGGACCTGCCCGACGGCCGGCCACAGTACGGCGTCCGGCTTCCGGAAAGCGGTCCTCACGCGAATGCGCAGGCCGGTCCGCAGCAGCCTGCCGCCCAGTATCCGGAAGGCCAGCGGCTTCACGGCCAGCACCTTGCCGGCCCGGCCGACGGCGGGGAGCCGGCGGACCAGCGGCCCGCGGACGAGCAGCGCCCGGTCGACGAACAGCGTCCGGTCGACGAACGGCGCCAGTCAGGCGATCCGCGGCAGTAG
- a CDS encoding magnesium transporter MgtE N-terminal domain-containing protein has product MSTTPTRVFVARLLGLDVFDPLGDRLGRLRDVVVLSRGTQGAPHVVGIVVEVPGKKRVFVPMTRITSIDQTQVICTGLVNLRRFEQRGAETLVVAEMFDRRVTLRDGSGDATIEDIAMDQSRSHDWFVSKLFVRRGHSLSPLSRLRRNETLIIDWADALQGPRTEPQAATQFVANHEDLKPADFAEALQEMSDKRRFEVASELQDERLADVLQELPEDDQVEILSALDVQRAADVLEEMDPDDAADLLGELPSAQAEELLQLMEPEGAEDVRRLLEYDEDTAGGLMTPVPVILPPEATVAEALAHVRREELSPALASSIFIARPPLETPTGRFLGVVHIQQLLRFPPFESLGNLVDKNLEPLSDQAHISEVARTLATYNLNSLPVVNDSGRLVGAVTVDDVLDHLLPDDWRAHDGEAPIRRLGGRIG; this is encoded by the coding sequence GTGAGCACAACACCTACCCGCGTCTTCGTGGCGCGCCTGCTGGGACTCGACGTCTTCGACCCGCTGGGCGACCGGCTGGGCCGGCTGCGCGATGTCGTTGTGCTCTCCCGCGGCACCCAGGGAGCCCCGCACGTGGTGGGCATCGTGGTGGAAGTCCCCGGGAAGAAGCGGGTCTTTGTGCCCATGACGCGGATTACCTCCATCGACCAGACGCAGGTCATCTGCACCGGCCTGGTCAATCTGCGCCGCTTTGAACAGCGCGGCGCCGAAACGCTGGTGGTGGCCGAGATGTTCGACCGGCGCGTCACCCTCCGGGACGGCAGCGGCGATGCCACCATCGAGGACATCGCCATGGACCAGAGCCGCTCCCACGACTGGTTCGTCAGCAAGCTTTTTGTCCGGCGGGGCCACTCGCTCTCGCCGCTGAGCCGGCTGCGCCGCAACGAAACCCTGATCATCGACTGGGCCGACGCCCTGCAGGGCCCCCGTACGGAGCCGCAGGCCGCCACCCAGTTCGTGGCAAACCATGAGGACCTCAAGCCTGCCGACTTCGCCGAAGCGCTCCAGGAGATGAGCGATAAACGCCGTTTCGAGGTGGCCAGCGAGCTCCAGGACGAACGGCTGGCCGACGTCCTGCAGGAGCTTCCGGAGGACGACCAGGTGGAGATCCTCTCCGCCCTGGACGTGCAGCGTGCCGCCGACGTGTTGGAGGAGATGGACCCCGACGACGCCGCCGACCTCCTGGGCGAACTCCCTTCCGCCCAGGCCGAAGAACTGCTCCAGCTGATGGAGCCCGAGGGTGCAGAGGACGTCCGGCGCCTCCTGGAATACGACGAGGACACCGCCGGCGGCCTGATGACGCCCGTGCCGGTGATCCTGCCGCCCGAGGCCACGGTTGCCGAGGCCCTTGCGCATGTGCGGCGCGAGGAACTTTCTCCCGCGCTTGCTTCCTCCATCTTTATTGCCCGGCCCCCGCTGGAGACGCCCACCGGCCGGTTCCTGGGCGTAGTCCACATCCAGCAGCTCCTCCGCTTCCCGCCCTTCGAGTCGCTCGGCAACCTCGTGGACAAAAACCTGGAGCCCCTGTCCGACCAGGCACACATCAGTGAAGTGGCACGGACCCTGGCCACCTACAACCTGAACTCCCTTCCGGTGGTCAACGACTCCGGCCGGCTTGTGGGGGCGGTGACCGTGGATGACGTTCTGGATCACCTGTTGCCCGATGACTGGCGCGCCCATGACGGTGAAGCCCCGATAAGAAGGCTCGGTGGCCGTATTGGCTGA